The Apodemus sylvaticus chromosome 17, mApoSyl1.1, whole genome shotgun sequence genome contains a region encoding:
- the LOC127667403 gene encoding olfactory receptor 10AD1-like, producing the protein MSKPQKADPRNSSSVTEFILVGFEQSSPSTRALLFTLFLALYSLAMAMNGLIIFITWTDPRLHSPMYFFLGHLSFLDICFITTTIPQMLVHLVTKNHTVSFASCLTQMYLVFGVGVAECILLAFMAYDRYVAICHPLNYAQIMSQKVCVRLVCSSWIFGMVNGILLDYMTFRGPFCRENHIENFFCEAPIVIALSCGDPQFSLKVIFVDAIVVLLSPMVLIVTSYARMLASILRRASSSGRGKTFSTCASHLTVVIFFYTSAMFSYMNPRSTHGPDKDKPFSLLYTIITPMCNPVIYSFRNKEMKGAMGRALGRGSLTQAESF; encoded by the exons ATGAG cAAACCCCAAAAGGCAGACCCGAGGAACAGCAGCTCGGTGACTGAGTTCATCCTCGTGGGCTTTGAGCAGAGCTCCCCTTCCACCCGGGCTCTGCTCTTCACCCTCTTCCTGGCTCTCTACAGCCTCGCCATGGCCATGAATGGACTCATCATCTTCATCACGTGGACCGACCCCAGGCTCCACagccccatgtacttcttccttggACACCTGTCTTTCCTGGACATCTgcttcatcaccaccaccatcccgcAGATGCTGGTCCATCTGGTGACCAAGAACCACACTGTCTCCTTTGCCTCCTGTTTGACTCAGATGTATCTGGTTTTTGGTGTGGGCGTGGCCGAGTGCATCCTCTTGGCTTTCATGGCCTATGATCGTTATGTTGCCATCTGCCACCCACTGAACTATGCCCAGATCATGAGCCAGAAGGTGTGTGTCAGGCTGGTGTGTTCTTCCTGGATCTTCGGGATGGTCAACGGCATCCTTCTTGATTACATGACATTCCGAGGTCCATTCTGCAGAGAAAACCACATAGAAAACTTCTTCTGTGAGGCTCCCATAGTGATCGCCCTCTCTTGCGGGGACCCTCAGTTCAGCCTGAAGGTGATCTTTGTGGATGCCATCGTGgtgttgctcagtcccatggtgCTCATTGTCACCTCCTATGCCCGCATGCTAGCCTCCATCCTCCGCAGGGCCTCCTCCTCAGGTAGGGGGAAGACATTCTCCACTTGTGCCTCCCACCTGACCGTGGTCATCTTTTTCTACACCTCAGCCATGTTCTCCTACATGAATCCCCGCAGTACACATGGGCCTGACAAAGACaagcctttctccctcctctatACAATCATCACCCCCATGTGTAACCCCGTCATCTACAGCTTCCGCAACAAGGAAATGAAGGGGGCCATGGGGAGGGCTCTTGGGAGAGGCAGCCTGACTCAGGCAGAGTCTTTTTAG
- the LOC127667404 gene encoding olfactory receptor 10AD1-like has translation MPTNWKAHQVPLSSRVAHQLSPSSLEQLFCKHHAISVSRNSDSVTQPEQQSHGMRLQTADPRNSSSVTEFILVGFEQSSPSTRALLFTLFLALYSLAMAMNGLIIFITWTDPRLHSPMYFFLGHLSFLDICFITTTIPQMLVHLVTKNHTVSFASCMTQMYLVFLVGVAECILLAFMAYDRYVAICHPLNYAQIMSQKVCVRLVCSSWTFGMVNGIFLEYMSFRNPFCKDNHIENFFCEAPIVIALSCGNPEFSMKLIFVDAIVVLLSPMVLIVTSYARILASILRRASSSGRGKTFSTCASHLTVVIFFYTSAMFSYMNPRSTHGPDKDKPFSLLYTIITPMCNPVIYSFRNKEMKGAMGRALGRGSLAQAESV, from the exons ATGCCAACAAACTGGAAAGCTCACCAGGTACCACTGTCTTCCAGAGTGGCCCACCAGCTCAGCCCATCCTCCCTGGAGCAGCTCTTCTGCAAACACCATGCCATCTCTGTTTCTAGGAACAGCGATTCAGTGACACAGCCTGAGCAGCAGAGCCACGGGATGAG GCTCCAGACAGCAGACCCGAGGAATAGCAGCTCGGTGACTGAGTTCATCCTCGTGGGCTTTGAGCAGAGCTCCCCTTCCACCCGGGCTCTGCTCTTCACCCTCTTCCTGGCTCTCTACAGCCTCGCCATGGCCATGAATGGACTCATCATCTTCATCACGTGGACCGACCCCAGGCTCCACagccccatgtacttcttccttggACACCTGTCTTTCCTGGACATCTgcttcatcaccaccaccatcccgcAGATGCTGGTCCATCTGGTGACCAAGAACCACACTGTCTCCTTTGCCTCATGCATGACCCAGATGTACTTGGTCTTTCTAGTGGGCGTGGCCGAGTGCATCCTCTTGGCTTTCATGGCCTATGATCGTTATGTTGCCATCTGCCACCCACTGAACTATGCCCAGATCATGAGCCAGAAGGTGTGTGTCAGGCTGGTGTGTTCTTCCTGGACCTTCGGGATGGTCAATGGCATCTTTCTGGAGTATATGTCATTCAGGAATCCCTTCTGCAAAGACAACCACATAGAAAACTTCTTCTGTGAGGCTCCCATAGTGATCGCCCTCTCCTGCGGGAATCCCGAGTTCAGCATGAAGTTGATCTTTGTGGATGCCATCGTGgtgttgctcagtcccatggtgCTCATTGTCACCTCCTATGCCCGCATCCTGGCCTCCATCCTCCGCAGGGCCTCCTCCTCAGGTAGGGGGAAGACATTCTCCACTTGTGCCTCCCACCTGACCGTGGTCATCTTTTTCTACACCTCAGCCATGTTCTCCTACATGAATCCCCGAAGTACACATGGGCCTGACAAAGACaagcctttctccctcctctacACCATCATCACCCCCATGTGTAACCCCGTCATCTACAGCTTCCGCAACAAGGAAATGAAGGGGGCCATGGGGAGGGCTCTTGGGAGAGGCAGCCTGGCTCAGGCAGAGTCTGTCTAG